The window CAAGTGGTCGAGCATCCGCACCAGCTCCGGGCGGTCCCGCTTCGCCCCGGATGCCTTTTCCTCGAAAATGCGGACGCAGCCGGCCGCGCCAAGGGCGGCCCGCTGCTGGTCGAGGTCCTGCCCGCGTGTCGAGACGCGGGCATAGCCGATGAACACGCGGCCGGCGTCGGAATCTGGTTGGGGTCGTCTCAGAAAACGGAAAATAAAGCACGCTAAGCGTGCGTGGAGGCTGGCACCCAGCGGTACAGCGTCGGAATGGACACGCCGAGGTTCTTGGCCACGTCCTTGGGCGGCACCCCGCTGGCCAGCAGCTTCTTGGCCGACTCGATCTTGCTGTCGGTCATCTTCGGCTTGCGGCCGCCTTTGCGGCCGAGCTGCTTGGCGACTTCCAGCCCGGCGCGGGTGCGCTCGACGGTCAGCTCGCGCTCCATTTCGGCAAGGCTCGCCATGACGTGGAAGAAGAACCGCCCGGATGGTGTGCCGGTGTCGATGGAGTCGGTGAGGCTCCTGAACTGGACACCGTGCTTGTGCAGATCGCCGACCAGATCGACCAGTTGCTTGACCGACCGGCCCAGCCGGTCGAGCTTCCAGACGACCAAAGTATCGCCTTCGCGCAGCATTTCGAGCGTCTTGGCCAAGCCAGGCCGGTCTGCCCGCGTGCCACTCACCTTGTCCTCGAAGACCTTTTTACATCCGGCCTTGCTCAAGGCTTCGCGTTGCAGCTCCAGGTTCTGATCCTGCGTCGAGACGCGCGCATAGCCAATCAACATGGCTTGTCTCGCGCCCGGTCGATGCGTTCCTGCATCGCCTGCATCACTTCTTCGTGGGTGTACGATCTGGCGTTGGCGTCGGTGGCTTGCCGCAGGGCTTCCTCAACCTCGCGCGTCATCCGCTCGTAATCCTCCGGCCACAGCGCTTGCTCCATGCGCAGCGACGCCTGACCCAGCAGGTGCAGCAGGCTGAACAGCCGCATGTCGTTGGTGGCGACGATGCGCTCCCGAATCTGCTCCTGAATAGCTTCGCTAGCCCGATGCGCTTGTGGTGTGGCAGTCCCCTCGTAGTCAGCGGGGAATTCCGCTTCCTCGGCAATCCTTGCCCAGGCGCTGGCCAGCGCCTCGATGGTTGACGTGCTCATTTCCGCCGCTCCTGTGCTCTTTGGCGAATCAACCGGCCAAGGGGCCTCGACGCGAAAACCAGCAGCATCACGCCTATCGGATACCAGGTCGAGAAGACCACCAAGGCATCGAAGGCTGGCCGTCCGGTGTTGGTAGGCAGTACGGCGGTCACAGCCATCAACCCGCCGACCGTCCAGATGATGCGCCACACGTAGGGCATCACGCGGGGCACGTAGCCGTCATCGAAAGCGGTCTGGTAGTAGCGGCGCAGGCCGCGCTCGGCAAGCGCCTGGCGCTGCCGCTCCGACAGCGCATCCGTCCGGCCATACCAGCGCCGGAATGGTGGACAGCGCAGCAGCAAAGGGGTGAAGAGGATCATCACCGCCACGATCGCGACACCCCACGCCATGACGGCGCCGGCATCGGGCCGCTTGGCGTTCTCGATCACGGGCGCGAAGACGCCCGGAGCACCGATCATCCAGAACAGCGCAATGTGCTGATGGAAGGAGAGCTTCATTTGCTCATCCACTTGCGCAGCAGGCGCTTTTTCAGGGAGGCGCGTTCTTGCGGGTTGCGTCCCTTGTGATTGGCGATGCGATCCGCCGTGGCGGCCTGGCGCTTGACGGGCCAGTAGGAGCGGCCATCCTTGCCCATCGACCAGACGCTGCTGGCCTGGTTTTCCAGCAGGGGCAGATGGGCGCTCAGGGCTTCGGGCGACGCGCTGGTCAG is drawn from Shinella zoogloeoides and contains these coding sequences:
- a CDS encoding recombinase family protein; protein product: MLIGYARVSTQDQNLELQREALSKAGCKKVFEDKVSGTRADRPGLAKTLEMLREGDTLVVWKLDRLGRSVKQLVDLVGDLHKHGVQFRSLTDSIDTGTPSGRFFFHVMASLAEMERELTVERTRAGLEVAKQLGRKGGRKPKMTDSKIESAKKLLASGVPPKDVAKNLGVSIPTLYRWVPASTHA